A genomic window from Lotus japonicus ecotype B-129 chromosome 1, LjGifu_v1.2 includes:
- the LOC130727624 gene encoding ribonuclease S-1-like, translating to MKNLLFLIFILSLIVLGEAQVAYQMLMLSLQWTPTVCLVNTCDAGKVASFTKKFTIHGLWPGNHYNPQPKCPQYKYNRFEPKTVSLKGQLAVNWPNMLAADDEFRFWAP from the exons ATGAAAAATCTTCTGTTCTTGATTTTTATCCTCTCTCTTATTGTGCTAGGAGAAGCACAAGTTGCATATCAAATGCTGATGCTGTCTCTTCAGTGGACACCAACTGTCTGTTTGGTTAATACATGTGACGCTGGAAAAGTAGCAAGTTTCACCAAAAAATTTACTATACATGGTTTGTGGCCTGGAAATCACTATAATCCCCAGCCCAAGTGCCCACAATACAAATATAACAGATTTGAGCCCAAA ACTGTTAGTTTAAAAGGACAACTGGCCGTTAATTGGCCAAATATGCTTGCGGCTGACGATGAATTTCGGTTTTGGGCGCCGTAG
- the LOC130727614 gene encoding F-box/kelch-repeat protein At3g23880-like produces the protein MDRDLIIEILLRLPVKSIVRFKAVCKLWRSLISDPLFASLHFQRAAPSLLFADSHAIRTIDLEGPLQSHRVSQPINCHFLSNYHDLSLPDNRISIEGSCRGFLLITWIINISHQHPWNDSLYLWNPSTHVHKPIPSSPVVDTNVFNHLFGFGYDSSTDDYLVVRVPVADGNQPTHLPDVQFFSLRANMWKYTEGVDLPPLTTIDTCTGLLFNEAIHWAVSNWVDGVTTMFIIAFDLMEKRLLEIPMPHGLLFPWFNLWVHGRFLSLSIMQRDGTCEIWVMKKYKVQTSWTKTVLSTGSFHFPICSTKGGDIVLDSGTKVKKYSDEGVEQEEQLEYPNHCGLLDASVPIYTESMLSLPDVSD, from the coding sequence ATGGATCGAGATTTGATAATTGAAATCCTTTTGAGGTTACCGGTGAAGTCTATTGTACGATTCAAGGCTGTGTGCAAGTTATGGAGATCTCTCATATCCGATCCCCTCTTTGCATCATTACATTTTCAACGTGCTGCTCCTTCACTCCTTTTCGCTGACTCTCATGCCATTCGAACCATTGACTTAGAGGGACCGCTTCAATCTCATCGTGTTTCTCAACCAATCAATTGTCACTTTTTGTCTAATTATCATGATTTATCCTTGCCTGACAACCGTATTTCGATTGAAGGTTCGTGTAGAGGCTTTCTGCTAATCACCTGGATTATTAATATTAGTCATCAGCACCCGTGGAATGATAGTCTCTACCTGTGGAATCCATCCACACATGTCCACAAACCAATACCATCATCTCCTGTTGTTGACACCAATGTTTTTAATCATCTATTTGGATTTGGTTACGATTCCTCGACAGATGACTACTTGGTGGTTCGAGTGCCCGTGGCGGACGGTAACCAACCTACTCATTTACCAGATGTGCAGTTTTTCTCATTGAGAGCTAATATGTGGAAATATACTGAGGGTGTTGATTTGCCTCCCTTGACCACTATTGACACTTGTACTGGGTTGCTCTTTAACGAGGCTATTCACTGGGCGGTTAGTAACTGGGTCGATGGTGTTACGACCATGTTTATTATTGCCTTTGATTTAATGGAAAAGAGACTCTTAGAGATACCCATGCCTCATGGTCTTCTTTTCCCTTGGTTTAATTTGTGGGTGCATGGAAGATTTTTAAGTCTATCAATTATGCAGAGAGATGGTACATGTGAAATATGGGTTATGAAGAAATACAAAGTACAGACATCTTGGACCAAGACTGTTCTATCTACGGGGAGCTTTCACTTCCCAATATGCTCTACAAAAGGTGGTGATATTGTTTTAGATTCTGGAACAAAAGTGAAAAAGTATAGTGATGAAGGAGTAGAACAAGAAGAACAACTAGAGTATCCGAACCATTGTGGTTTACTAGATGCATCAGTGCCCATATATACAGAGTCAATGCTTTCACTCCCTGATGTTAGCGACTGA